In a genomic window of Arachnia rubra:
- a CDS encoding amino acid permease, which translates to MSAAPSTGLKATMRPRHLVMMSLGSAIGAGLFVGSGVGIAAAGPAVLLAYLISGAVILAVMRMLAEMVAADPNPGAFSYYAGKAMGQPAAFALGWLWWIEFCLVVAAEATAAAQYLNGIFPSVAPWVFALIAMVAFTASNLVHVGNFGELEFWFALIKVGFVVGFLILGAAFLLGLTSGTSPGLHNIVDVPFMPKGVSGVAGALLVVIFAFGGIELMAVAAAETADPQRSVAKAVRTILWRILLFYMGAVTVMLLVLPWDSPEIEQAPFVAVLNAAGFPALAAAIAVVIIIALLSSLNANLYGASRMIFSLAERGMAPAALHRTNSRGVPVSSVLATSVFGFVAVALNYFWGDAVLKALLNIVGSTLIVTWLAIIVSHLVLRRRAEREGTDLPLKMWGFPYLSWLTLAALLGIVVLGFTVPEVAAQLSATFLLTAALFVVGWLLDRRRISSAT; encoded by the coding sequence ATGTCAGCAGCCCCCTCTACCGGCCTGAAGGCCACCATGCGTCCCCGTCACCTGGTGATGATGAGCCTCGGGTCGGCGATCGGGGCTGGGCTGTTCGTGGGCTCCGGTGTCGGCATCGCGGCCGCCGGCCCCGCTGTGCTGCTGGCCTACCTGATCTCGGGAGCCGTCATCCTGGCGGTGATGCGGATGCTGGCCGAGATGGTCGCCGCCGATCCGAACCCGGGAGCGTTCTCCTACTACGCGGGCAAGGCCATGGGCCAGCCCGCGGCGTTCGCGCTGGGGTGGCTGTGGTGGATCGAGTTTTGCCTGGTGGTCGCCGCGGAGGCGACGGCGGCCGCGCAGTACCTGAACGGCATTTTCCCGTCGGTGGCCCCGTGGGTGTTCGCGCTGATCGCGATGGTCGCGTTCACGGCGAGCAATCTCGTGCACGTCGGCAACTTCGGGGAGCTGGAATTCTGGTTCGCGCTCATCAAGGTGGGGTTCGTCGTCGGGTTCCTCATCCTGGGGGCCGCCTTCCTGCTGGGCCTCACCTCCGGGACTTCCCCGGGGCTGCACAACATCGTCGACGTGCCGTTCATGCCGAAGGGGGTCAGCGGGGTCGCGGGGGCGCTGCTGGTGGTGATCTTCGCGTTCGGGGGGATCGAGCTGATGGCTGTCGCCGCCGCTGAGACGGCGGACCCGCAGCGCAGCGTCGCCAAGGCCGTGCGCACCATCTTGTGGCGCATCCTGCTGTTCTACATGGGGGCGGTGACCGTGATGCTGCTGGTCCTGCCCTGGGACAGCCCCGAGATCGAGCAGGCCCCGTTCGTCGCCGTGCTGAACGCGGCGGGGTTCCCGGCCCTGGCCGCGGCGATCGCGGTCGTCATCATCATCGCCCTGCTCTCCTCGCTCAACGCGAACCTCTACGGCGCTTCACGGATGATCTTCTCCCTGGCCGAACGCGGCATGGCGCCAGCCGCGCTGCACCGCACCAACTCGCGCGGGGTGCCGGTCAGCAGCGTCCTGGCGACGTCGGTGTTCGGTTTCGTCGCCGTGGCGCTCAACTATTTCTGGGGCGACGCGGTGCTCAAAGCGCTGCTGAACATCGTCGGCTCGACCCTGATCGTCACCTGGCTGGCGATCATCGTCTCTCACCTGGTGCTGCGGCGCCGGGCTGAACGCGAAGGCACGGACCTGCCGCTGAAGATGTGGGGCTTCCCCTATCTGTCCTGGCTGACCCTGGCGGCGCTGCTCGGCATCGTCGTCCTCGGCTTCACCGTCCCGGAGGTCGCAGCACAGCTGAGCGCCACCTTCCTGCTGACCGCGGCGCTGTTCGTCGTAGGCTGGCTCCTGGACCGGCGGCGCATCTCCTCCGCGACATAA
- a CDS encoding ADP-ribosylglycohydrolase family protein, with the protein MAISDAWRDRLLGSLLGLAVGDALGTAVEFQARDSFPPVTGMTGGGVFNLAPGQWTDDTSMALCIAASLTETGAYDPLDQLARFVRWYRDGYLSSTGECFDIGNRTRTAVEQFEMSGEPYRATVDGMSAGNGSLMRLAPVAMAFCDDPDTVVRLSADSSRTTHPAIECVEACGAYGRLIAAAIEGASRTELFVLAADLGEQVTDPILATILRGSYRVKGRDEISSSGYVLHSLEAALWAFARADDFTEGALLAVNLGDDADTVGAIYGQLAGAFHGRQGIPESWRDKLHAAGLIEDLAAGIADRVGSFTIAPVAAI; encoded by the coding sequence ATGGCGATCAGTGACGCATGGCGCGACAGGCTGCTGGGTAGTCTCCTCGGGCTCGCGGTGGGTGATGCGCTGGGCACCGCCGTCGAGTTCCAGGCTCGCGACTCCTTCCCGCCCGTCACCGGCATGACGGGCGGCGGGGTGTTCAACCTCGCGCCCGGGCAGTGGACCGACGACACGTCGATGGCGCTGTGCATCGCGGCTAGCCTGACGGAGACCGGGGCTTACGATCCCCTCGACCAGCTCGCCCGGTTCGTCCGCTGGTACCGCGACGGGTATCTCAGCAGCACGGGGGAGTGCTTCGACATCGGCAACCGGACCAGGACCGCCGTGGAGCAGTTCGAGATGAGCGGCGAGCCGTACCGCGCGACGGTGGACGGGATGAGCGCGGGTAACGGGTCGCTGATGCGGCTGGCGCCGGTCGCGATGGCGTTCTGCGACGACCCCGATACCGTCGTTAGGCTCTCCGCGGACAGCTCCCGCACCACCCACCCCGCCATCGAGTGCGTCGAGGCATGCGGGGCGTACGGCAGGCTGATAGCGGCCGCCATCGAGGGGGCGTCGCGGACGGAGCTGTTCGTTCTGGCCGCGGACCTCGGCGAGCAAGTGACCGACCCCATCCTGGCGACGATCCTGCGCGGCTCCTACCGGGTGAAGGGACGCGACGAGATCTCGTCGTCGGGGTATGTGCTGCACAGCCTGGAGGCGGCGCTGTGGGCGTTCGCCCGGGCCGACGACTTCACCGAGGGCGCACTGCTGGCGGTGAACCTGGGCGATGACGCAGACACCGTCGGCGCCATCTACGGCCAGCTGGCCGGGGCATTCCACGGCCGGCAGGGCATCCCGGAGAGCTGGCGGGACAAGCTGCACGCCGCCGGGCTGATCGAGGACCTGGCAGCGGGGATCGCAGACCGGGTGGGGTCGTTCACGATCGCGCCCGTCGCCGCCATCTAG
- a CDS encoding nucleoside deaminase, whose amino-acid sequence MRLALEEARAAGRRGDVPVGAVVLDPGGGLLAAGGNERELAGDPTAHAEVVAVRRAAARLGQWRLTGCTLVVTLEPCAMCAGAIVASRVAHLVFGAFDPKAGAVASLFDVVRDPRLNHRPRVTSGVLVADCEDLLAEFFGERR is encoded by the coding sequence ATGCGGCTGGCCCTGGAGGAAGCGCGCGCAGCGGGACGGCGCGGCGACGTGCCTGTCGGGGCTGTGGTCCTGGATCCCGGCGGCGGCCTGCTCGCGGCCGGAGGCAATGAGCGGGAGCTGGCTGGTGACCCGACGGCCCACGCCGAGGTCGTCGCCGTCCGCCGCGCTGCCGCGAGACTGGGGCAGTGGCGTCTGACGGGTTGCACCCTGGTCGTCACGCTGGAGCCGTGCGCGATGTGCGCGGGAGCCATCGTCGCCTCCCGGGTCGCCCACCTGGTGTTCGGGGCCTTCGACCCGAAGGCCGGCGCGGTGGCGTCGCTGTTCGACGTGGTGCGCGATCCGCGTCTCAATCACCGGCCCCGCGTCACCTCGGGGGTGCTCGTGGCGGACTGCGAGGACCTGTTGGCGGAGTTCTTCGGGGAGCGCCGGTGA
- a CDS encoding tRNA adenosine deaminase-associated protein: MDAFDEDAEPFDLKDDRDLDAADDSDDEFFDDDLEDAGEDDIDLVVAVYREDGKATAVPLDYDLANDLEELIRQLGRLPGDSGADGFVSVAGEFFVICRVRGRIVEVLLSDATAANDWPIARDVVDYLGEEIPDEDEESAPIGDLDMFAAAGLRGFELEAIATNYDEDSDELLMQVASRLKIADVFERAVEAFDE, from the coding sequence ACGCCGAGCCCTTTGACCTGAAGGATGACCGCGACCTGGATGCCGCCGACGACTCCGACGACGAGTTCTTCGACGACGACCTCGAGGACGCAGGTGAGGACGACATCGACCTCGTTGTCGCCGTCTACCGTGAGGACGGCAAGGCGACGGCGGTGCCGCTCGACTACGACCTGGCCAACGACCTGGAGGAGTTGATCCGCCAGCTCGGCCGCCTGCCCGGCGACTCGGGGGCGGACGGGTTCGTGTCGGTGGCGGGGGAGTTCTTCGTGATCTGCCGGGTGCGGGGGCGCATCGTGGAGGTGCTGCTCAGCGACGCCACCGCCGCCAACGACTGGCCCATCGCCCGCGACGTCGTGGACTACCTGGGCGAGGAGATCCCCGACGAGGACGAGGAGTCCGCGCCGATCGGCGACCTCGACATGTTCGCCGCCGCGGGGCTGCGCGGTTTCGAGCTGGAGGCCATCGCCACGAACTACGACGAGGACTCCGACGAGCTGCTGATGCAGGTCGCGAGCCGGCTGAAGATCGCCGACGTGTTCGAGCGGGCCGTCGAGGCCTTCGACGAGTGA